One Vanrija pseudolonga chromosome 5, complete sequence genomic window, CCGAAGAAGTAGCCATTGCCCACTCTCTCGCTCCAGCCAGCTCCAACTCGACGCACAATGCATGGTGGAATCCGTGGATCTGATGATGCCAGTGACGTTTTGTGCATGCCGTGATggccgcggccacgacgaggTTGTGGAGTGCCAAGCCCATAAAAGATCTCTTCGTCGTGCTTGGCAGGACAGGCATCGCTTCGGCGTGCAAAGATActctgcgcgacggcggcctcgacgccgacgactaGAGCGACAGCGCCGGCGACTGCATTGTTGACATTGCACCATTGCTCTCAAGTCGGACACGGCCTCTGCAGCCCTCGTCACCACCCCACAAGCCACCACCTTTTAGCATCATCTCCGCCCCAAACCGCCGCACAATGTCGACATCTCCCACATCaccatcatcgtcgtccttatccagcgagcacctcgcaacgaccccgccccctcacccaccacccccaccacccgcacCCCGCACAAtggtcaaggccgccgacgtgtgggtcgcgctcgacgccgagcaggcgcagcagagCCCGCAGTACCGGCTCGAAGTGATCCGCGCGTACCTGCTGCACAAGGTGCGGCGGCACCGCTCAAAGGTCGAGCTGCAGCTCAAGCTCATCCCGCTCGAGCGGACCGTACGTCCCCTCGCCCACGTCCCCGCTCACACACGCAGTACCCCCACTTTGCGGACACGTTCCAGACCGCGCGGCTCGAGTTTGCGCTCCCCGCGAGCccggtcgtcggcgccccgcccccgcacctCGCACGGGCGTaccaccgcgcgcgcgcggcccgcACCCCCAGCGACCGCCGACTGCCAATaacgctcgacgcggccgacctggccgacctggcgccgccgtccccgccgccagagttTGtcgcgcccccgccggcgtACGAGCGCGAAGACACGGAAGCAACCATCCGTGACCTCCAGGCGAGGTTATCTACCGCCCTCgaagaggccgagcgcgcacgcgcacgccttgccgaggccgaggaggcccgccgcgagctcgaggagcgcgtcgtgtGCTTGGAACGCcgcgggggggaggaggtcgcggTTTAGTGAGTGGACGGCGGTGGACGGACAGGAATAGCCCAGCTCGCCCGGCCGGCTTCGCGGAGGACAGCCGCGCGAGGGAGGGGCCGGCGCCGGAAGCGACCGACGCGCGGACGTCGGGCAACGACGAGCAATGTGTGCATAGATATTAGAGGGTTGTACCATGTGACGAGTGGGTATTGTATCGAGTTGGAGCCGAGTGTAGAGGAGCACGGCAGACGTGagtgagcgcgagcagcacggAATTGGACGGAGTTGGAGTTTGTGTCGtgccgacgagacgacgacagcgttCATATGATCATACGTTCATGCCGCTCTATGCCGCTCTATAACTCTGCTTCCCAAGCTCTATGCCTGGCTACCCAGGACCGCGGCTAGCACCGCCGGCCCCTtcgcccacgacgccgcccaccagGCGGGCCCATGAACCCTCCGCCAGGGCCGTAAGCGTTGCTCATCGGCCGGCCgaacccgccgccgccgtggtggccCGGCGCGTAGCCCAGAGGCTGCTGCGGCCCGCAGCCGGGGCCGCCCATGGGGTTGTAGTGTCGCTGTTGTCTGGATGATGCGCACTGCGCGGGTGGGTTAGCTGGGCCGAGtggaggggaagggggggggaCTCACGCCCATTGTTGTTTGTTGTGTTTGTGGCGAGGACGTGAGGGGGCCGGCTGGCTTAAGTACTGCCTGGCCCGGGGGTGTGCGGCACTCTGCACGTCGGCGTGGACGTCGTACAAGCCCGCACTGATGAAGACGTCAcacccagcagcaccacacTGCGCTCTACGACcgcgcagcacctcgacACCACCGTCACaccgcagctcggcgccaccacAGCCGCGCCGCTTGGCGTGACGTCAATGACGCCGTGACGCCGTAATGACTCCACTGACGACAAGACTCCAACGATGCGACTGCGGCACACTGCTTGGCGATGCGGCGCAGGCAGACCAAGTCAGCGGTCTGGACTTGCATGCTTGCtgtgggcggtgggtgggtgggtgggctggaCGACAATCGGGAGGGAGGCGACGTGTagccggcgggcggcggtgggcagcACTGGAGCCGGGACGGCCTGCCACTGACTACATGTGCGCCGTGCGGGCCAGTGCCGCCGGCTTGAGGTGGAGCAGCCGCGCCCgacctcacccacccaccaggCAGCCTACGAGCCAAAGGCCAAGCAACACACACAACAATAATGCATAGTTTACACGAGTCTAGAGTCTGTCTTGGGGGTCTTGGGTCTTGGGGTCGGAGACGAGTCTAGAAGGGGTCGGGGTCGTCTtgaggccgccgtcgtcgagcctAGCGGCGGCGCTTCTCGAACGCGGAAGCAAAGAGCGCctgcacgtcggcgcgcgggtcataaggcggcgcggggtcggcAAGCGCGCGGGTCTGGGGGCtagcaccgccgccgccgccgtacgccgtgggcggcgggggggacgccgagcggccgCCATAaggcgcaggcgggggcGCAGCGTTGCCGTACGCCGTcgtcggaggcggcgcgagggcctgctgctgcggtggtgggggcgggagAGTCTGGCCCTGCTGGCCGtaggccggcgcgccggtgccgtACACGCTCTGCTCGGAATACGGGCAGTGCGGGCAGTTGCACGGCGGGTGCGGGGGCGTCTGCTTGCCGTGCTTGGCCTGCGCGGTCGCCTCCATCGTCTTGGTGATCTTGTTCACGGCGGCGTAGGCCACGCCGGCTTGGATGCCTGTCTTGATGATGCCCAttgtgtggtgtggggtgggggggtgtgggggggGTTTGGTCAAGCTGAGGCTGGAGAGGCGAAGATGTCTGTCGCTCGAGAggtgaggtggtggtggtggtggtgttgcgTCGCTGCTattgctgctgttgctgtcgACATCCCCCCCGCACCTTTATACCCCTCCCCGCTGCACTCGCTACCCAACAATTCTTATCTCGTCGCGTTAGACACCGACTCGGTTGTAATCTCGCTTCACACTCCGCCTCGACAAGACGCGCAAAGTGCCACTTtggctcggctcgctcggtTGTCAGCCAGCATTTCGCATCACGTCGCTTCCCATCTCGCATCGCTGTTCGTCTCTTCGTCTCTTGCTTTATCCATGACGCGCAGTGTGTCTATGCATAGCTAGCAGCATTGTACTGCTccccgcaccgccgcaccgccgctgcATGCATATGTAGCGAGGCGTGTCTACATTGCCGATACGGAGAACctgcccgccccgccccagtgccccgcgccgcggcgcgcgtgaAACGGGCAAGGCAACAAGCAAGCAAGGGTTGGCTGCTGAAACCATGATCGACACGGACAAAGCAATCGATACCAGCGTtccagcggcagcagcggcgcggcggacgtACCCGTCGGTTGAGGCCGCGGAGCTGTGCCGCGGGCAGTGGCGTCGGCAGAGGCGGCGTTCGCGGCGGAaggtgctggcgccgcgcgcgctgggtTCGTTGGCGCTGacgcatcgccgccggcgaaTGATAACAACAACGCACACTCTCAACCCGACTTTCGTCTCACCCACTCTCACACACGATGGTCTGGGTCCAGCACCACAACGAGTTGTGCCCTCCCAATCATACATCCAACAGGCcggtgctgctcgcgcccccgctcccaccgcgccagcagcagcaccataCAGAGTACTATGCCGACGGGACGCCGGTCGTCGACTGCCCGGACCCATGGTACCagatggcgccggcgccggccgtgcCCCTGCCCGTCGTGCCAGCgagcaccacgccgccgatgtACGCGcagccgtcggcgtcgggctgcAATTCTTggcgcgaggacgcggcgctcgacgccttcGGGCTGGGCTTTGGCATGTGGATGAGTCCCGGTctgtcgccggcgccgtgcaGCAAGGCGTCGAGTAACTCGACACCGGGGCTCTCGCCGCCTGGCATGGCGtcttcggcgccgacaagcgcCAGTCTGCAGACTAcaccgtcgtcctcgccgctgcaCCTGGCGCCGAATGGCGCGGCCTacgcccccgcgccggcgctcctCCCCATCCCTTCGCGGCTGCCGCCCGTCCCCCGTCTCGGGCGACCACCGCTgcaccgcgcggcgccgtcggccgctgTGCCTactcctcccccgccaccaccgccgcaaCAGCCAGCCTGGATGGCGTCCTACGCGCCCGCAACGTCCCCACAGCTGCCGTACTCGGCGTACCCGTCCTCGCACAACAACCCCATCAACCGCCCCTAAGCATCGCCTCCTGTGTATACCTACaacacccactcaccccctGTGTAGCCAAGAAATGTATCGCTAGTCTCCCCACGTCCATGGCACGACACGAGCAACACGTCAGCGGGTATGTTGATGCGCAGATCCATTCCGCGCCGCCATGTGCGCGACACCGCTGGGCTGGAATCGATCGGGCGGGCCGGTgacacgacgacacgacggcggcatgcCGCAGAATGCccgttgtcgaggtcgtgtcGAGCGGTAGCCGGCCCGCCGGCGTTGGGTCACTGGGCAGCGGCACCCCTCAGTACCCAtatcctcggcgtcgtcgcacgACCTTCACCGCTCGTCACTCACACGGCCGTATCGTGCCCACATGCCTCGCCCAGGTGCTGCGGATCACACATCTCCTATCGATACCCTCGGCTGTCTACTCACGACTGGCCTCAGACACTCACCCCCGACACTcgcgccccccccccccccccgcgaTGATCGCCGCACAGCCCTCATACGACAGGGATATCGACCTCAATCCCCAGTGCTTGACAATGGAGGTGCTGCGCATGCCGGCGCTAGTTGTCTCATCGGTGCGGTTGTTTTCGGGTATCCCCATGGCTCAACGTCGTGCGCGGCTGGTGACCGGCGAGCACATCATTCCCTGATCGACCCGACACGATGTCGAGCTCCAAGCTCGAGGGTACTTGACGTAGTCGCGTGGGGTGTTGTCTGCGGCCGTGGTACCTCCGCCACTTGGACTGTGGTCTCGTTCGACTCACAATCTATCTATATCCATGGATCCTATCCAAACCCCGTTCCGGCGCTTCCTGCACTCGCAGCATAACCATGATGACAGATGCCctcggccagcagcagcagcattgcccccccccccccccccatgGCTGTGAAACGTACATTCCTGCGGGCAAGTGGCAAGGTGACCAAAAAGCTAAAAGTAAAAGCAAGACAAGGGTCGCTGAAACAATGATCGACACGTGCCGCCACATgcatgccgctgctgctacgGCCGTTTGTCAATCGCGTCGCAGTCTGATTGTCACTCAACCCCCATGTCACCACAATCAAACGATTACCAACGCGTGGCAGTGTGTGGCAATCACCCAGCCAGCAAGTCTACTAACGGCCGTGAGGGCGGCGTCACTCGTCGGCAAGGCTTTGGACCAAGCACAAGGCCGACGGACACCGACGCTAAACATCCCCCGGGCCGGCGACGTCCGCACGCTACCGTGTGCTGCGGCGCATCATGCTGacgctggcgggcggcggtggtgcccgacgcggcgtacGTGCTGCTGTATTCTGACATGACGCATGGCGCATCGCGCACCGCAcagcaccgcaccgcacTATGCGCAACGACCAGGCATGCCGACGCGATAAGAGACAAAAATAAAATAAAACACAACAaggccgccacggccgtgAGCTCACCTTCTTCtctcccactcacacacacgaTGGTCTGGGTCCAGCAGCACCACGacaacggcgccgaccacTACGCCCCGTATCTGAACGATGGCGGCGGAGTCGTCGTcacgccaccgccaccgagCCGCTACGTGCAGGGGCGGGCAGTGAGCGTCGCCGAGTGTCACGACCCGTGGCTCGagatggcgccggcgccggccacagcggcaacggcgccagtggcgacggcgccagtggcgacggcggggacggcACCACACACcctcgcgccgagcacgctcCCGCCCTGCTCCGAGTGGCTCGAGGcagccgcgctcgacgccttcggcctcggcatcggcctGTGGACCAGCCCCGCGctctcgcccgcgccgtgctccaaggcgtcggcggcggcagcggcggcggcagcagcggctgATGCCGCGGCCCCTGTCCAGCCGCTgccccccgccaccgcccccgtCATGACACCGAGGTACCCCTCGCCCCCCGTGCCACCGgtgagcacgagcacgagcagccgTGCCACgcagtcggcgtcgccacAGCCACCTGCGGCAGGATACATGGCCCCGTCGGTGCTGCCCATCCCCGCCAAGCTCCCCCCTGTGCCCCGTCTCGGGCAGCTACCCCAACCTcccgcgcccccgcccccgcctccgcccgTGAGGCCGATGGGCCCCCCGCCTCTGCCGCATCCGCCCACACACCAGTTCAGCACCCACCCCAGGTGGATGACGGCCCATACCCCGTCCCACTCGCCGCAACTGCCGTTTGTGGCCTACAGCAACTCACACCTTCGCAAATGAATGACCGACCTGAACGTAGCAACCGCCCCCATGTATCCCTAACAAAGTGTGTAGCCCTGGAATGTACAAAGAAGTCTCTCGTACATGTACCGAGCGGGCCGACCTGGCTGCGGGGCGACGCAGCGCAACGCAACGCAGCACAACACAAACGCAACGCGTCAGCGGGCAATGCTGATACGCAGATCCATTCCGTGTGAGcatgtgctgctgcgcttgGCACTGGAACGATCGAAAGCGAGGCGAGCCGAGCCGCGGGGACTGTTGTCCAGTGGTCAACGGTTGTACAGGACTTGCCCCGAATGCCCTTGCCCGTGTCGGCGAGCCAACACAATGGGGGTAAGGGTGGTTGGTGCCCAACGGAACGAGCGCCGTGGCATGGTGACGGACGGCGATGATGGACGCCGCAGTCGTgcagcctcctccgcctcctccatcgtcggccggcggcaccgcTCGGCACCCACACAGCGTCCGCGAGCCTCCCTGACAATCACTCACGTAAAATACTGAGGCGCGGAGGGCTCGTGGCGGCGTGCACAGCGCGCCACTGCGCATCGACACTGCCATCCTCGGCTGATACGGTACCAGGCcgctgccagccagcaagcGGACGGACACCTTGGCGCGGCCTCTTACGTGCAGCAAGAAGACGGCCGATTTCCCCGCAGCTGACACACCACTGGGATATCCAGGTCGAGTCTCACTGCTGACACGAGGCGAGGCTGCGCATGCCGCGCGCTAGTGCGATTATCGGCGCCGACTGGTCGTCGGACCTCCCGACGCGGGCTGGGGCACCTGCTGCTGTTGCATACCGACCTCTTCTGTACATTCATTGCGCACGCACTCAATTGGGTTGCCTCAAGTCGATCCATCGGCACGACAGGATGGGTACTTAAGGCGGTCGGTCGTGCCGGGTGTCGCGGGGCATCTCATCCAGCTTACTGCTCCTGTTCAgctcacccacaccacccaccatggcCCCAAAGAAGATTGTAGTGTTCGGCATCACCGGCGTGCaaggcggcagcgtcgcgcgctACCTCCTCGATGACGGTCCCGAGAAGTTTGAAGTGTGGGGCGTGACGCGCAGCAAGACGagcgccaaggccaagggtGAGTGGCAGCTTCGCGATGCTCCAGGCTAACGACGACTAGCCCTCGAGCAGCAGGGCATCAAGCTCAtcgagggcgacctcgacaagcCCGAGAGCTACGAGGCGGGcctcgccggtgccgacAACGTGTGGGTCAACGCGGATTGTAAGTTTGCCCCACAGCTGTCCTGCTCACACCAGTCTGGCTCTACTACGACGGCCACAACGCCGACgttgccggcgcgcgcgaggtcgcgcagaACAAGGGCGTCATCGACGCTGCCCGTCGCCAGAAGGTGCCGCACATCACCTTCTCCGCGCTGGCCAACTTTGGCGACAAGTTCCCCGTGCCGCACTGCGACTCGAAGGTGAAGAGTGAGTGGGGTCGCCACAGTGATGGGATGTACGTGCTCACTCCCCCGCGCAGTCGTCGAGTACCTCAAGGACATTGGCCAGAACCACGCCCTCGTCTACCCCGCCTGGTACTTCACCAACGTGCTCATCttcccgcgccgccgcgagggcgacaagtGGATCGTGCAGTGGCCGTTCCCAGACGACAAGAAGATGACGGGTTTCGCGCCCGAGCAGGTTGGCGCGTTTGCGCGCCTCGTGTTCCGGGACCCCGAGGCGTGGAACGGTGCGTCGGtagcgggcggggcggcgcgtcagcgccggcCACGGTGTGCGGGGGCTGACTTGGCTGACATCTTCTCCCCAGGCAAGGAGATCCACTGCGTGTGCGACATTggctcgccgctcgagcaggccgccgccatcttcgagcacctcggcgtcacggTCGAAGTCGAGCACCTCACCCGCGagcgcttcttctcgcccGAGTTCAAGGCGACGCTCCCGGACGAGCTGTTCATCAACTACAAGGCGATCCTGGACGGCATCGAGGACCCCGAGACGGACACGGCGCATGCGCTGTACCCGGGCGCATGGTACTTCAAGGACTGGGTCGCCAacacgccggcgctggctACGACGTTTACCAAGTAGGCTGGTGGTAGCGTATGAATCAGTGatgtgctgctgcgtgtgGGTTGCCCCGCATCATAGCCCGCTGGAGTCGCGTGGGGCAGCATGGGGCAGCCAGCGCCCTCCCTCCCGGAGACGGCTgcgctcgcctcgggctGCAGGGACGTGTGGCGAAGGGCCGGCGGCCAGCCAACGTCGTTGACGTAGGCTCGGCGGGCTGGAGACTAAcagccgtgccgccgcggggCAGCGTCCACGAGGAGCGGGGCGATGACACGGCGGGTGTGACGAGGATAGACATGCAGTATATATATACGACGGTGGCAGGCACACGACAGCGCCCCCACCATCTCACCACGGCAGGCCATGGGCGTgagtggcgacggcgacgcgacaGCACACGCGACGAAGCTGACCGCCAGCCGCAGTGCGCAAGCTCTAAACTCCACCTGGCTAGCGACGACGAAGCGGACCCCCTCCCCAGCCCGTGGGGCCGGGTCGCCTTTCCCCAGCCCAAGCACAACGGCCACGCGGGAGTCATGGCCAGCACCACGAATGGGAATGGGGAGGGATcggtggtggctgctgcgccgcctccggCTGGCAAGGCCGTGGGGCACACTATGGGAGCTGGATGGGCTACGACGCGACAGTGAGAGGAAGGCGGAGTGGTATGAGGCTCAGAGAGGCAGAGTGTCTGTACATCTATCCATTGGATCGAGCATCGTTGCAGTTGGCACTGGTGTGGGTCGCGCGATATGAGCTGGAGGCATGGAGGTGCAAGTCGGCCAGGTCCGACGGCTGCGACCGGCccgggcgggcggctcgtcggcatcccATCACGTCACTGTGGGCCATTGCCACTTATCATGAGGTGGGACGTtgtccgcgcgcgcgcgcagtagcagcagcatggcGCACGCAGCACGCGCAGCTGGATGACTGAATGAGCACGCCACGGGAACGAGCTGCGGTGGGTGTATAGATAGCTCGTGGatgcgccgtcgtcgacgacagcacgaatccccctcccctccctccccttccACCCCACCCGCGCCATGGCAACCATCCCCCCACCGACAAAGCTAGGCCGGTACCGCGTgctgtcgccgcgcgcggggctGCGCGTGTCCCCGATCCAGCTGGGTGCAATGTCGCTCGGGTCGCACTCGGACCAGCTGGGCAAAGTGTCGAAAGAGCAGGCGtttgcgctcctcgacgcgtaCTACGCCGCGGGGGGCAACTACATCGACACGGCGAACAGCTACCAGgggggcgagagcgaggcgatCATTGGCGAGTGGGTGACCGCGAGAGGTAaccgcgacgacctggtCATCGCGACCAAGTTTACGAGCAACTATAAGAACGGCAACAAGGACCATCCGATCCAGGTTAATCGCGCGGGCAACAGCCTCAAGAGTATCGTGCTCAGCTTGGAGAACTCGCTCAAGCGGCTCCAGACGAGCTATGTGGACGTGCTGTGTGGGTTGTGTCTTGAGCTAGGAGCAGCGAGCTGACTCGCACCCCAGACCTCCACTGGTGGGACTGGACCACGCCgatcgaggaggtcgtgcaGGGGCTCAATAACCTCGTCAAGGCGGGCAAGGGTGAGTCGATCGCTGGTAGCAATGCTGACCCCAGTCCTCTACCTCGGCATCTCGGACACGCCGGCGTGGGTGGTCGCCAAGGCGAACCAGTACGCGCGCGACCACGGCCTGGCGCAGTTCGTGATCTACCAGGGCAAGTGGAGCGTGCTctcgcgcgacctcgagcgcgacctgctcCCCTTGGCGATCCACGACGGGCTGGCCATTGCCGCGTGGGGCGCGGTGGGACAGGGCAGGTTccagcgcaaggccgaccgCGGGGCGAGCAAGGACGGGCGCAGCGCGCTCCCGCTCACGGACAAGGAggtcgcggcgagcgacgcgctcgaggccgtggccgacgagctgggcgtggcCAGCGTCACGGCTGTCGCGCTGGCGTACATCTTCGCCAAGTACCCCTACGTGTACCCCATTGTCGGGGGGCGTaaggtcgagcagctgcacGAGAACATTGGCGCGCTGGACATCAAGTTGAGCCAGAAGCAAGTGCGCTTTTTggacggcgcgctgccgTTCGACTATGGCGAGCCGACTGCCTCGGTAAGTCGCCAGTGGAGGGGGAAGCTGACACCGCGCGCAGTTCGGCCTCGACCCCCACTTCCTCGGGTTCCAGCAGCACTTTGCCGTCGAGTCCGCCGGGATCGTCGACTACGTGCCCCTCCGGCAGCcggtcgacgtcgggcaTCTGCGCGAGAGCgacaaggaggccaagaaggcgtACTTTGAGGGCAAGGACCGGCCGTGGTAGTCGACTGTGGCATCGGGCGGGTCCGGCCGGCCCGCGTCGAGTCACGATCGCTCGGAGtgcgtggtggaggaggaccaccacctccgccagGTGACGAGGATAAGGAGGCGGTTGTAGTTCTGCAGATCAACCTGCTCGAGATCAACAGATCGCTCGGAGTGGGTGTGTGGAGGTGGACTGATTACCTCCACTCGAGTGACGCGGATAAGGCAGGTGGTTGTAGCTGCGGATGAAGCTGAGCCGAGTCAAGGTCATGATCGCTcggggggtggtggaggagaCCCCTCCACACGGTTGACGATGTGATGTATGTTTGTGGACAGCGCCGAGCCCCCGAGGGATGAGGCTTCGGCACCGGCCTcgcacgccgagcgagcgagcctcggcgccgcctccgagCTGCGTGCACCATATGCAACGAGCGAGCATGATCCGAATGGACGGACGGGACGGCATGATTGTGCAGCCAGGACGTGTGCCTCGCTTGGCCGTCCGTCCGCGTGGATGCATCAGCAAAACCTTCCGAGGCCGACATCGACGAGCTATGACGAGGGCATCAGTGGGGGTTAGTGGCAATTTGAACCTTGATATCCTCGGTACGCGGCCGATATTACAGCGAGGCGGGACACGTGCCTGCTCCACATGTTTGCTGCTACTCGCTCCACAACCACCTCGTTTGAAACCTTCCGAGATGCTTGACGACGATGCGAGGTCCGTCGCTGTTTTTCTTGGCGACGTGTTGGCGTCGGTGGGTATAtaagacgacgagggggagaTGCAAAGGCCCCCATCCACAACGCAAAGCACTCTGCGCATCACGGCGCCACAGCAAACAGCAAGCACATCACACAtccgcgccaccaccaaaAGGCAaagccaccgccaccaccaccaccaccaccacccagccacCGGCTCCACACACAATGCTCCAGCGCCCCTCTTCCCCCTCCACCGCGggcccctcgcgcgccgcctcgtccttcgccccctcgctcctctcgtcgtcgtcgacggcgtccctccccgccgcggcgcccgagcccgGGTCGATCAAGAcgcacgcgcacgtcgtgcgcgcgttCATGGCGCCCGGCAACCTGTCCGACCTGCAGATCCGGCTCATCCTCGAGAGCTACGTCGCCTACAAGCTCGCGCACGGGCGCAACAAGTGGCAGATGAGCGCAAAGCTCCTGCGGCTCGAGTACTCGTtccccgcgcacgcgcgcgtccaCCGCATCGTGCGCGCGTATTTCGAGATCCCGGAGAGCGCGTACGCCGTCCGCCTGTTCActgccggcctcgcggccaccgctgaggccgagctcgaggccggtgTCGACCGCGAGAACGAGGACGGAGAGTGGGCCCCCgtcccgccgcccgcgtacAAGTGCAAGCCGCCCGGCTACGCCTGTGCTGGCatcgagccggcgccgcccacctACGCGACTAAGCCAGTTGTCAAGGTCGAGCCCGTGCCGCCAAAGATCGACGCGTAGGGCGATGATGATAAGGAGCTAGACATTAGAGCGTAGCCGGCGTCGCATAGCATAGCACCACAACCTCCACATTGGGTCGACTCGAACAGTGTCATTTGTATTTCCTACCATTTTGTATTTGAATGGCATCCATTGTCAAGACTCATATGAGCCAGACACGAGCCAGTGACCCAACCAATAGTGAAGCaccaaggccgccgtcgtgctgcCCACCTGAGAATGCGGGGTAAGGCTGGTGTCGGCTGGCTGATGGGCACAAGGCCCAGCCATTTGCCCATTGATCGGACATGGCCGGATCGGCCAAAACTGCCGACCCCGCAAAAATGCACTTCCTCTCGTTTCCCGCCATTGTCCCCCCATTCGACGACAgcctgcagcctgcagccACTGACGAGACGAGACAGGAGCCTGACCCCATTGTTCTGACAGACTCACCTCGCTTGGCTGGGCAtgccctccccgccccgcccccctctGCTAGAATGccgacctgcctgcctgcaaCCGACCCAGGCCGCGCCCGCCCTTAACCCTCCCTGCTCATGTCGAGGAAGGCCG contains:
- the NMRAL1_4 gene encoding NmrA-like family domain-containing protein 1, which gives rise to MAPKKIVVFGITGVQGGSVARYLLDDGPEKFEVWGVTRSKTSAKAKALEQQGIKLIEGDLDKPESYEAGLAGADNVWVNADFWLYYDGHNADVAGAREVAQNKGVIDAARRQKVPHITFSALANFGDKFPVPHCDSKVKIVEYLKDIGQNHALVYPAWYFTNVLIFPRRREGDKWIVQWPFPDDKKMTGFAPEQVGAFARLVFRDPEAWNGKEIHCVCDIGSPLEQAAAIFEHLGVTVEVEHLTRERFFSPEFKATLPDELFINYKAILDGIEDPETDTAHALYPGAWYFKDWVANTPALATTFTK
- the AAD gene encoding Aryl-alcohol dehydrogenase [NADP(+)]: MATIPPPTKLGRYRVLSPRAGLRVSPIQLGAMSLGSHSDQLGKVSKEQAFALLDAYYAAGGNYIDTANSYQGGESEAIIGEWVTARGNRDDLVIATKFTSNYKNGNKDHPIQVNRAGNSLKSIVLSLENSLKRLQTSYVDVLYLHWWDWTTPIEEVVQGLNNLVKAGKVLYLGISDTPAWVVAKANQYARDHGLAQFVIYQGKWSVLSRDLERDLLPLAIHDGLAIAAWGAVGQGRFQRKADRGASKDGRSALPLTDKEVAASDALEAVADELGVASVTAVALAYIFAKYPYVYPIVGGRKVEQLHENIGALDIKLSQKQVRFLDGALPFDYGEPTASFGLDPHFLGFQQHFAVESAGIVDYVPLRQPVDVGHLRESDKEAKKAYFEGKDRPW